The following proteins are encoded in a genomic region of Apis mellifera strain DH4 linkage group LG14, Amel_HAv3.1, whole genome shotgun sequence:
- the CUTA gene encoding protein CutA homolog isoform X1, whose translation MSLVRCKSIFGLITLFCLTRNITANTYRNMSSLAGIHSVTYVTVPTQDIAKKLAHGLVKNKLAACVNIIPGLTSIYEWKNEINEDSELLLMIKTRTDTIDALTKYVKENHPYEVCEVISLPIQNGNEKYLQWISEIVPPINQRKK comes from the exons ATGTCGCTTGTGCGGTGTAAATCAATTTTCGGATTAATTACACTCTTTTGTTTAACTAGAAATATCACTGCCAATACTTATAGAAACATGAGTAGTCTTGCTGGAATTCATTCTGTGACATATGTCACAGTTCCAACACaagatattgcaaaaaaattggCTCA tgGTTtggtcaaaaataaattagccgCATGCGTCAATATTATACCAGGACTTACatcaat atatgaatggaaaaatgaaataaatgaagataGCGAACTTTTActg atgaTAAAAACTAGAACTGATACAATAGATGCTTTAACAAAATATGTaaa agAAAACCATCCATATGAAGTTTGTGAAGTAATTTCACTACCt atccaaaatggaaatgaaaaatatcttcaatgGATAAGTGAAATTGTTCCCCCtattaatcaaagaaaaaaataa
- the CUTA gene encoding protein CutA homolog precursor (The RefSeq protein has 1 substitution, 2 frameshifts compared to this genomic sequence), with translation MSLVRCKSIFGLITLFCLTRNITANTYRNMSSLAGIHSVTYVTVPTQDIAKKLAHGLVKNKLAACVNIIPGLTSIYEWKNEINEDSELLLMIKTRTDTIDALTKYVKENHPYEVCEVISLPIQNGNEKYLQWISEIVPPINQEKIS, from the exons ATGTCGCTTGTGCGGTGTAAATCAATTTTCGGATTAATTACACTCTTTTGTTTAACTAGAAATATCACTGCCAATACTTATAGAAACATGAGTAGTCTTGCTGGAATTCATTCTGTGACATATGTCACAGTTCCAACACaagatattgcaaaaaaattggCTCA tgGTTtggtcaaaaataaattagccgCATGCGTCAATATTATACCAGGACTTACatcaat atatgaatggaaaaatgaaataaatgaagataGCGAACTTTTActg atgaTAAAAACTAGAACTGATACAATAGATGCTTTAACAAAATATGTaaa agAAAACCATCCATATGAAGTTTGTGAAGTAATTTCACTACCt atccaaaatggaaatgaaaaatatcttcaatgGATAAGTGAAATTGTTCCCCCtattaatcaaa aaaaaataa gttga
- the UHRF1 gene encoding E3 ubiquitin-protein ligase UHRF1 (The RefSeq protein has 2 substitutions, 2 frameshifts compared to this genomic sequence), giving the protein MYVKVRTMDGKQEAILTISKLTEVEDFKHEIEKELHIKADLQRLFFRGKQLENGYKLYDYNVNLNDVIQLMVKVQINDIENKATSSNSVTTSNSNYEKEIIDNSNKEEELVEAESLYYKVGDAVDCLDQTYGAWFEAIILKIFKKEDKIIYNLQWEFDEKAPPFNVPESSIRPRAKHLLQFNSLKIGQNVMINHNVDDPKETGLWYDFTVLKIDKKRRVQELIGTLHIGRDQLLENHKVNPKGEIFAIEEPKLLKDRTPEDEQHMISNGKRRRVQAICNACLDNPRKKCRECGCRVCAGKEDEHNLLLCDECNSAYHLRCLNPPLSSIPEEDYWYCPECKNDENEIVKAGDKLKQTKKKTNENSNSKRDWGKGMACVGRTKECSIVPPNHRGPIPGVEVGMCWMYRVQVSEVGVHRPHIAGIHGRETDCAYSIVLSGGYEDDIDNGDEFIYTGSGGRDLSGNKRTAEQSCDQTLTRMNKALAVNCNAKLNATVGATAEDWRGGIPVRVVRNFKLAKHSKYAPEEGNRYDGIYKVVKYYPDTGKSGFRVWRYLLRRDDPAPAPWTNEGKARIEALGLKPMYPDGYLEAMAKNNKTNKKRNVFAEEEKSNFSKNEEPPKKKQKCEIYELETEILKHINEDKTNAKLWDECRKALPDGKTIFLQKVSERFTCPCCLELVYNPVTIPCTHNICVNCLKRSFSSRVNCCPSCRHLLDKIIKWKLINFYHRLILLYPGYEGGR; this is encoded by the exons atgtaCGTTAAAGTGAGAACAATGGATGGTAAACAGGAGGCGATATTGACTATCTCCAAATTGACGGAAGTAGAAGATTTTAAG catgaaattgaaaaagagtTACATATAAAAGCAGATTTacaacgattattttttcgtggaaaacaattggaaaatggttacaaattatatgattataatgttaatttaaatgatgtaATTCAGTTAATGGTGAAAGTACAAATTAATGACATAGAAAATAAAGCTACCTCAAGTAATAGTGTTACTAcatctaattctaattatgaaaaagaaattatagataattctaataaagaagaagaattggtTGAAGcagaaagtttatattataaagttggAGATGCAGTAGATTGTCTTGACCAAACTTATGGAGCTTGGTTTGaggcaataatattaaaaatctttaaaaaagaagataaaatcatttataatctaCAATGggaatttgatgaaaaagcTCCACCTTTTAATGTACCTGAATCTTCAATAAGACCACGTGCAAAGcatcttttacaatttaatagcTTAAAAATAGGGCAAAATGTAATGATTAATCATAATGTTGATGATCCTAAAGAGACTGGATTATGGTATGATTTCACTGttttgaaaatagataaaaagagaagagtaCAGGAACTTATTGGGACATTGCATATTGGAAG ggATCAGTTGCTTGAAAATCATAAAGTGAATCCTAAAGGAGAGATTTTTGCCATAGAAGAACCAAAACTTCTCAAAGACAGAACTCCTGAAGATGAACAACATATGATTAGTAATGGTAAACGAAGACGTGTTCAAGCTATTTGTAATGCATGTTTAGACAATCCTCGTAAAAAATGCAGAGAATGTGGTTGCAGAGTTTGTGCTGGAAAAGAAGATGAACATAATCTTCTTTTATGTGATGAATGTAACTCTGCATACCATTTAAGATGTTTAAATCCTCCATTATCTTCTATACCTGAAGAAGATTATTGGTATTGTCCAGAAtgtaaaaatgatgaaaatgaaattgtgaag gcaGGTGATAAActcaaacaaacaaaaaagaaaaccaatgaaaatagtaatagtaaaagAGATTGGGGTAAAGGAATGGCTTGTGTAGGAAGAACAAAAGAATGTAGTATAGTTCCACCTAATCATCGTGGGCCTATTCCAGGAGTAGAAGTTGGAATGTGTTGGATGTATAGAGTACaa gtATCTGAAGTTGGAGTACATAGACCACATATAGCTGGAATTCATGGAAGAGAAACAGATTGTGCATATTCTATTGTATTATCTGGAGGATATGAAGATGATATTGATAATGgtgatgaatttatttatactggTTCTGGAGGGAGAGATCTATCAG gaAATAAAAGAACAGCAGAACAAAGTTGTGACCAAACATTAACTAGAATGAATAAAGCATTAGCTGTAAATTGCAATGCAAAACTTAATGCAACAGTTGGTGCTACAGCTGAAGATTGGAGAGGTGGTATACCTGTAAGAGTTGTGAGAAACTTTAAACTTGCTAAACATAGCAAATATGCACCAGAAGAAGGCAAtag gtaTGATGGCATATACAAGGTAGTAAAATATTACCCTGATACAGGTAAAAGTGGTTTTCGTGTATggagatatttattaagaagagATGATCCTGCACCTGCACCATGGACTAATGAGGGTAAAGCACGGATAGAAGCTCTAGGTTTAAAACCAATGTATCCAGATGGATATCTTGAAGCAAtggcaaaaaataataaaacaaataagaaacgaaacgtatttgctgaagaagaaaaatctaatttttcaaaaaacgaagaaccaccaaagaaaaagcaaaagtGCGAAATTTACGAATTGGaaactgaaatattaaaacatatcaaTGAAGATAAAACAAATGCAAAATTATGGGACGAATGTCGTAAAGCTTTACCAGATggtaaaactatatttttgcaaaaagttTCAGAAag gTTTACATGTCCATGTTGTTTGGAACTTGTTTATAATCCTGTAACTATTCCATGTACACATAATATATgtgttaattgtttaaaacgtAGTTTTTCATCAGGTGTAAATTGTTGTCCATCATGTCGTCATTTGTtagacaaaa ttataaaatggaaattaatcaatttttatcatcgacttt tattactttatccGGGATATGAGGGTGGTAGATAA